DNA sequence from the Diorhabda sublineata isolate icDioSubl1.1 chromosome 6, icDioSubl1.1, whole genome shotgun sequence genome:
GGTGATAAGTCAAATATATCAatcaaatataatcaaatataagttgctgattaaataaataaacttttgtttgtacataaaatgtaatttacTAATTTATACTTTCAATCTTACCTATTATATTTTGGATAAAGATGTCAAAACACTTTGAAGGACTAttttaaattcttataaatcataaatattcaaaaaaactcataaataaatattgtttaaaaaattgctAGTGTTATTTAGACCGTTGTTAAGGTAAAATCTGTAAAAAACCATTTAGGACACAACAAAACTTTAAAACATGCAATTTCTGTAAAATCTCATCGAAACTATAACTACCTAtatggttaaaaaaattaaagttattaCCTAATTCCCTACAATAAACCTTAATAATCACATTTTACAACCATAACTTACCATTAAATACCTGGATGTCACTTTTGACaccaaattttattgaatattgacaCGAAAAGAAAAAGGACATGTTATTTAGAGCAGCACATAAAGAAGAAggtataaatatattcattgaaTCTAATGTTCATATAATCTTTCgtcttatatttttaaatttgatgcCAAATGCAATGAGGTTAATTAATGTTACAGTTCACATGAAAATAATCCaagaaatttgtcaaaatgaaggaaaataagTACTAATCCAAGGATCACATGTTAGCACCCGtgttaaacaattttaaaaacattgctcactttattttaaattgatttaataatGTACTACCAAAACAACTACAATAAGCTAAAGGAACTTAATCAATAGGCCTATTTAACCAAATTATCAAACTAATTAGaactttttcatgtattttataGATCGCAGGCGATATGACGGTTCCTTTAACTCATCAGATGATGAATCATTTATGGATAACGCAAGCATTATCAGTAACAGTTCAGAAATTAGAAGTGGTGAAGACGGTGATGATCCTGAGATGCTTCAAGAACAACTTGAAGagaaattatgtgaaaatattgatgGTCTTAGCCAAAAATCGTCCCAAGGCAGAATAAATTGCTTCGAAACATTAACTAAggcttttataaaaaaatgcatgCCTGTTTTTATCAGAGATCGGTAAGCATTTACTTCCactgtatattattttggaaaggATTTTATTGAGTTTTGCGTTTAATTCTTTTAAGGTACTTTACGATTTGTGATAGTATAGAGCGTAGTTTGAAAAAAGGTGCCGCCGCTGAAAAAATAGCAGCAGTAGAATTGGCTGCAGTTATTTGTGTACAACTTGGCGGTGAAGAGGCTACCGAAGAAATATGCCGGTTATTAAAACCTCTGCTACTTACTTTAATTTGTGATAATACCGTTTCTCCATTGGTTAGATCAAAAGtaagaatttataatttacttcaaaggatattttttaattgataattttattagtgTTGTGTAGCTCTGGGAAATATAACGTTCCTCTCTGGAGGTGAAATTGGAGATGTTATTCTATTAATGCAACagtttgaaacaatattttccgCCAGTTACTTAAAAGGAGATGGTAGTGTTCCGACAATTAGTCCTGATATTGGTGTTCTGCATGCTTCTGCTATCCAAGCTTGGAATTTATTGTTCACTTTACTATCACCGGGAAATATTGGAACTATGATCAACAATTCTAAAGCTTTACCGTGAGTAcagttttattgatattttgtatttcaatctataaacaaatttatttttagatcgTTAGAAAAATTATCAGAACTTTTGGAATCCCCTCATCTGGATGTCAGACTAGCAGCTGGCGAAGCGCTGTCATTAATATTCGAATTAGGAAGAGAAGAATGTgatgattttgaagaaaattttgctTTAGATGTAACAGAAAATTTGAAACAGCTAGCTACAGATTCTCATAAATATAGAGCCAAAAAAGATAGAAAACAACAGAGGGCCACATTTAGAGATATACTACAATTTATAGaggtaattattatattattttcaaagttgcAGCTACAAAACCCTTTGTGGAATAGtcatattaatatttgtttcttttgttttagaACGACGTAGTACCagaattacaaattaaattcGGAAAAGAAACGTTGATGCTCGATAGCTGGGTAAGGAGGAAACAATATGAAATGTTATGTAATATTTTAGGTCCGAGTATTAATGTTCATTTAACGGATAATGATTTACTtcgtgaaatatttgaaatcataGTACCACCTCCAGTGGCCACAACACCAAACCAAGATCAAATGAACCGGTATAGAAAAGTAAGTTTCTTATttagtatattgataatttttacaaCTTGTTTTACATTTAAACTAGTCTTgaactaatattttcaatatttatttagtatatGGACAATTTTATTAACTTGTTGCATTTGAAATACTTTAAATTTgctatttacaatatttatttggtataattgataattttaacatCTTGTTgcatttgaactatttttgaattaattgttacatttatttttcagcgTTTATTGAATGCAGCCAACTACAAAGCAAGAACTGTGTCCAGAGCAAGAAATAGAGACAAAAGATCAGATTTCTAGTTACCATTATCTTGAAGAATATTCCGCAcaacgttttttttattatttctactaCTTGATCAATATTAAAGTATTCAACCCAATTTTTAGGTGtaattaactgtttttttttgtaaatttcatttcctgcaATATATCTTTATAATCggtgaattgtttttttatttaataaaaattgaattcaatgaAATTGGGATCTCATTTGACCAAGTAGgtctaaaatattgaaaatagggTCTTTTAATATACAGAAATGATTTTATAGAACAAACTATTCACTAATTctgaaaaatcgataaaaaatttctttcccTTTGTAgcaaataattatgaaatatttcaatgtaaGTGTATTTCCAACGATTAAAAGACAAATATTACATTAACAAAGTTGCTATAATCCAAACTTTATgcttaataaaaacaaaaacaatcataattagCCTATTGTATTAAAAGAGTGAACTATCGAAgctaaatattattattattattattatttcaagttACCCCTCATAGATGCACTCTGTTTGTTAATTTCCCTTGTTACATATTCCCAAGAGTTAACGGTTGcttgataataattaatttgtttattaacaaagtctaataatatgtttttcaaacATTGCTGCTTTTCGTTCTGCCATCTTTGTATATCACTTCTCAAAGATTCATTGGCACATTCCAAATTATCTTGGTTCAATTCTACTTTCTTTATCAGTTGGGGAATGTAAGAGCCCAATTTCTCCAACTTATCATCACTCGATTGCTTCCAAATGGAGAATACCGTTGAACCTTGGGACGGATTATGAACGTTTGCAATCaactggaaacagaaaatacaaaattcctTTATAGTATATTTTACATTGCTTTAAatcaatttctatataaaaatctgCTTTATTCCATTTAGTATTCTCATACCCTCACATATTGAGACAAGCAGTGATAAATTTCAACCAGTTACAGCTCCTTAATCTTAATCTACTGCTATTCCCAATTTTGTGAGATCTCCATAGTCAAACATGGATACATTAACATTCATTCAAGTTGaaaaaaagtaccaaaaaagttcataaaatgTTGAAATCTATTTATGGTGATAATGTGGTAACTTTGAAAACCATTTTATGACCATATTTGTGAATATCGAAGAGAAATtacattcaataaataaataacttgaaaaacgggaaacaaaataaaaaaaacataggAGTATCTGGATCACCAATAGGAGTGATATTCATGATAGCCATCATCAACGGAATAGTGTACTACAGTTTGAAAACCCAATCAGTGTTcttcaaacatcaaaaaaagGTCCTTTATAAAAAGCTGCAAACCCAACAGAAAATCAGCTTGAAATAAGCAATGAACATATAATGCTACATCAGAACCTAATAGATCTATTGCCACAGGAAGTGCCTACTAAACTGGTACGAAAACTTCAGAAAACCAAGAAGAATAAATTACCAAGACTACCGAAAGCAATTATCTAAAAGTCATTCTGGGCCAAAGATTGATTTCTAGTTAGTAGACAAGAAGACAATCCTTATCCGCATCTACCACATAGGAATAAAACAGTCATTACATAAAGCTCAAAACCAAATTGAACTCTTGGTACATCAGGACATAGAAGATCTACCAATAATTGAACCAGAAGAGTATACAATAAATTATGGATAACATTGCCAGGAAAAGGTACCAAAATTTTGCATGATTCCATATTCCCTTGACTCCAAAAGAACCAAAAagcttttcaaatttttccattttctatgtacctttgaatataaatttttacctTGTCTTTTTCTGAATGTCTTTTATTCAACTCATCCATGGAAACCTCATATGCATATTGATAAGATTCCCTTTTTCTCAAAGTTTCTTGAGCAACGTCAATATAAGTCAAGAAGTCTTTAATGGGATTGCCTATTGTATTACAATAACTTTGTACTAAAGCATTTTGAGCTGCAGAACTCCTTTCCAAAGCGCTAccaatattttgtaatatttctgaTAATTCTGGTTCAGATGTTGCCCAAGTTGTAAATATTGGATGATAACTATTCAATTCGGAAACATAATCATATCTTTCTTTATTAATACGACTAGAAATCTTTTCAATCGACGACAGTTTTTCAGAAAGTGTCGCTAAATAAGCTTTGGTTTTATCAAATTcgatatgtttgttttttaaaacacTATGGGAGGAATTATCAtgattaaatgtttttattttttgttgtaccGGATGTCTCTGTCTTCTATGTAACGTAAAATCCTGGAAAGTTTAAAACATTGATTTCGTCtgatacaaataaatttaagaattaCTTACTGAAGATGCAgcagttaaaaatattttaaaatgttcgtTACAGCTTAAAATAGGGTGTTTTGAAACTCTTGTTATGAACACGTTTAAAGCTTTCATTCTTAATAATATAAAGTCTTTGGAATATCTATCTAACTGGCCTATAAGTGAATGTTTTCCCGGTAGAGgctaaaattattcatatagaGCAAGGAATGaagtgaatttattttaaacttacTGGTATTATACAAAATGGATGGCACTCGATTAATTTCTGTCGtaaccataaaaaatcattgtaCCTTCTATGTACAATATActcattttcagaaaattctatTCTAGCCACTTTAGTTGtaattctaaatataatatagGTTTCTAATGTATCCAAATGTTTTTGTGGATTGTCAATTTTTACACACAAATCCGAATTTTCATCCATATTTAGTTCAGAGAGGTTTTCTATATCATGTATAGTTGAAAAACTCTCTATACTTGGAGATTGTACCTTTAAAACATTacaattccaaaaaacattCATTTACATGTTAATATTTACTTACCAAAGAATTATCGTATGTAGAATCACCACTACAAATACTAAGCGGATCAGTTTCTCTATCTTTTATCACTgatgttatttctttattttcgacTATTACATCTAATACCGCTGATGTACGACTGGCCATTCTTAGtaaagattatttattatacttatttaAATGATTACAAGGTTAGATTAGGAACATAGGAAACATCCAAATTATTACCATTTGTCAAATTCTTCTTTCCAATAACATATTCATTCACTGCAAATGCTGTTAGAAAGTGACCTAATTTTCCTTGTGCTTTAAGGTTTAAGGTAGTTTCAGAATAGAACGATCGTATTTGAAACAGCCAATTAGCACCATTATCTATGCTACacatatattatattattgaaaatatgttaaattgcAAATATATATGGAAGTTTAATAGATAGGGTCATTATCTATATGAAATAATACTACTACCTCTCCACCAGCATACAGAATAATGTTCTAAAGAATGACGCTGATTGGCTGTTTCCCATCACGCTTGAAACCTTTTTCCCATGATATCGCATCCTAAATATTCTTCAAATGATTAATTTACGAATACAATAGTTTATGTTCAATAACTATAGTTCATCATCAAAGATGAATTTACATtgatttataatgatttttgtctttataaaaatgatgCTTGGTATCCCATATTAACGATTCTCGTCAGAAAACTTGTATAAAATAGATCCTGAGTCGAAAACAAGCGATTATTCCTGGCAAAAACCAAATACATCCGAATATGTCGACATACATGTCTTTGTAGGCAGTGTTGAATAATGTATAAGTGTT
Encoded proteins:
- the LOC130445323 gene encoding interferon-related developmental regulator 2 yields the protein MPKGKRKGRSDRRRYDGSFNSSDDESFMDNASIISNSSEIRSGEDGDDPEMLQEQLEEKLCENIDGLSQKSSQGRINCFETLTKAFIKKCMPVFIRDRYFTICDSIERSLKKGAAAEKIAAVELAAVICVQLGGEEATEEICRLLKPLLLTLICDNTVSPLVRSKCCVALGNITFLSGGEIGDVILLMQQFETIFSASYLKGDGSVPTISPDIGVLHASAIQAWNLLFTLLSPGNIGTMINNSKALPSLEKLSELLESPHLDVRLAAGEALSLIFELGREECDDFEENFALDVTENLKQLATDSHKYRAKKDRKQQRATFRDILQFIENDVVPELQIKFGKETLMLDSWVRRKQYEMLCNILGPSINVHLTDNDLLREIFEIIVPPPVATTPNQDQMNRYRKRLLNAANYKARTVSRARNRDKRSDF
- the LOC130445322 gene encoding sorting nexin-30-like, translating into MASRTSAVLDVIVENKEITSVIKDRETDPLSICSGDSTYDNSLVQSPSIESFSTIHDIENLSELNMDENSDLCVKIDNPQKHLDTLETYIIFRITTKVARIEFSENEYIVHRRYNDFLWLRQKLIECHPFCIIPPLPGKHSLIGQLDRYSKDFILLRMKALNVFITRVSKHPILSCNEHFKIFLTAASSDFTLHRRQRHPVQQKIKTFNHDNSSHSVLKNKHIEFDKTKAYLATLSEKLSSIEKISSRINKERYDYVSELNSYHPIFTTWATSEPELSEILQNIGSALERSSAAQNALVQSYCNTIGNPIKDFLTYIDVAQETLRKRESYQYAYEVSMDELNKRHSEKDKLIANVHNPSQGSTVFSIWKQSSDDKLEKLGSYIPQLIKKVELNQDNLECANESLRSDIQRWQNEKQQCLKNILLDFVNKQINYYQATVNSWEYVTREINKQSASMRGNLK